Proteins from one Streptomyces roseifaciens genomic window:
- the kdpB gene encoding potassium-transporting ATPase subunit KdpB, with translation MSTTTPVRPTSEEPQDTPSHGSQGPGRVSGGLFDPAQLMKSLPDAFRKLDPRVMVKSPVMFVVLIGSVVTTGLAVKDPGDWFGWAITVWLWLTVLFANLAEAVAEGRGKAQADTLRKAKTDTVARRLNGGTEESVPGTELRVGDLVVCEAGDVIPGDGDVVEGVASVDESAITGESAPVIRESGGDRSAVTGGTKVLSDRIVIKITTKPGETFIDRMINLVEGAARQKTPNEIALNILLASLTIVFLLAVITLQPFAIYAGAEQSMIILAALLVCLIPTTIGALLSAIGIAGMDRLVQRNVLAMSGRAVEAAGDVSTLLLDKTGTITYGNRRAAEFVPVKGTTAAEVADAAQLSSLADETPEGRSIVVLAKEKYGLRERHEGELTGAEWVPFTAQTRMSGVDVDGRKVRKGATGSVIAWVEERGGRVAEDARELTDRISQAGGTPLLVALEDEKGARVLGVIHLKDVVKEGMRERFEELRRMGIKTVMITGDNPLTAKAIAEEAGVDDFLAEATPEDKMALIKREQAGGKLVAMTGDGTNDAPALAQADVGVAMNTGTSAAKEAGNMVDLDSDPTKLIEIVEIGKQLLITRGALTTFSIANDVAKYFAIIPAMFAVAYPGLDKLNIMSLTSPESAILSAVVFNALIIVALVPLALKGVRYRPMSADSMLRRNLGIYGLGGLVAPFIGIKIIDMLISLIPGIG, from the coding sequence ATGAGCACGACCACCCCTGTCCGGCCCACGTCCGAGGAACCCCAGGACACCCCGTCCCACGGCTCCCAGGGGCCCGGCCGCGTCTCCGGCGGCCTCTTCGACCCCGCGCAGCTGATGAAGTCGCTGCCGGACGCGTTCCGCAAGCTCGACCCCCGGGTGATGGTCAAGTCCCCGGTGATGTTCGTGGTCCTGATCGGCTCGGTGGTCACCACCGGGCTGGCGGTCAAGGACCCGGGCGACTGGTTCGGCTGGGCGATCACCGTCTGGCTGTGGCTGACGGTCCTGTTCGCCAACCTGGCGGAGGCCGTGGCCGAAGGCCGGGGCAAGGCCCAGGCCGACACCCTGCGCAAGGCCAAGACCGACACGGTGGCCCGGCGGCTGAACGGCGGCACCGAGGAGTCGGTGCCCGGCACCGAGCTGCGCGTGGGCGACCTGGTCGTCTGCGAGGCCGGCGACGTCATCCCGGGCGACGGCGACGTCGTCGAGGGCGTCGCGTCCGTCGACGAGTCGGCCATCACCGGCGAGTCGGCCCCGGTCATCCGCGAGTCCGGCGGCGACCGCTCGGCGGTCACCGGCGGCACCAAGGTCCTCTCCGACCGCATCGTCATCAAGATCACGACGAAGCCCGGCGAGACCTTCATCGACCGGATGATCAATCTGGTCGAGGGCGCGGCCCGGCAGAAGACGCCGAACGAGATCGCGCTGAACATCCTGCTCGCCTCGCTGACGATCGTCTTCCTGCTGGCCGTCATCACGCTCCAGCCGTTCGCGATCTACGCGGGCGCCGAGCAGTCCATGATCATTCTGGCGGCCCTGCTGGTCTGCCTCATCCCGACGACCATCGGCGCGCTGCTGTCCGCAATCGGCATCGCGGGCATGGACCGGCTGGTGCAGCGCAACGTCCTGGCGATGTCCGGGCGCGCGGTGGAGGCCGCGGGCGACGTCTCGACGCTGCTGCTCGACAAGACCGGCACCATCACCTACGGCAACCGCCGGGCGGCCGAGTTCGTGCCCGTCAAGGGCACCACGGCCGCCGAGGTCGCCGACGCCGCCCAGCTCTCCTCGCTCGCCGACGAGACGCCCGAGGGCCGCTCGATCGTCGTCCTCGCCAAGGAGAAGTACGGCCTGCGCGAGCGCCACGAGGGCGAGCTCACCGGCGCCGAGTGGGTGCCCTTCACGGCGCAGACCCGTATGTCGGGCGTCGACGTGGACGGCCGCAAGGTCCGCAAGGGCGCGACCGGTTCGGTCATCGCCTGGGTCGAGGAGCGCGGCGGCCGCGTCGCCGAGGACGCCCGCGAGCTCACCGACCGGATCTCCCAGGCGGGCGGCACGCCGCTGCTGGTGGCCCTCGAAGACGAGAAGGGCGCGCGCGTCCTGGGCGTCATCCACCTCAAGGACGTCGTCAAGGAGGGCATGCGGGAGCGGTTCGAGGAGCTGCGCCGCATGGGCATCAAGACCGTCATGATCACGGGTGACAACCCGCTGACGGCCAAGGCCATCGCGGAGGAGGCCGGCGTCGACGACTTCCTCGCCGAGGCCACGCCCGAGGACAAGATGGCGCTCATCAAGCGCGAGCAGGCCGGCGGCAAGCTCGTGGCGATGACGGGCGACGGCACCAACGACGCCCCCGCGCTCGCGCAGGCGGACGTGGGCGTGGCCATGAACACCGGCACCTCGGCCGCCAAGGAGGCCGGGAACATGGTGGACCTGGACTCCGACCCCACCAAGCTCATCGAGATCGTGGAGATCGGCAAGCAGCTGCTCATCACGCGCGGCGCCCTGACGACCTTCTCGATCGCCAACGACGTCGCCAAGTACTTCGCCATCATCCCGGCGATGTTCGCGGTGGCCTACCCCGGCCTGGACAAGCTCAACATCATGAGCCTGACCTCCCCGGAGTCGGCCATCCTCTCCGCCGTCGTCTTCAACGCGCTGATCATCGTCGCGCTGGTGCCGCTGGCCCTCAAGGGCGTGCGCTACCGGCCGATGAGCGCCGACAGCATGCTGCGGCGCAACCTCGGAATCTACGGACTGGGCGGCCTGGTCGCCCCGTTCATCGGCATCAAGATCATCGACATGCTCATCTCCCTCATCCCTGGCATCGGGTGA
- the kdpC gene encoding potassium-transporting ATPase subunit KdpC yields MNTSVHSTARLLGAGLRALLVLTVVCGVIYPLVVTGIAQAAFHDKANGSEVKAGGRSVGSEQLGQRYDLDKKDKDGNPLPDPKFFQPRPSAAGPNAENTQYKLIVSGASNLAADSRILLDAVEQRRTDVAAFNRVSPSAVPVDALTASASGLDPDISPAYARLQAKRVAEANGLPAGKVEKLVEDHVDGRILGFMGEERVNVLKLNIALQELAKK; encoded by the coding sequence ATGAACACTTCCGTACACAGCACGGCCCGCCTGCTGGGCGCGGGACTCCGGGCCCTGCTCGTCCTCACGGTGGTCTGCGGGGTGATCTACCCGCTGGTCGTCACCGGCATCGCCCAGGCGGCCTTCCACGACAAGGCCAACGGCTCCGAGGTGAAGGCGGGCGGCAGGTCCGTCGGCTCCGAGCAGCTCGGCCAGCGCTACGACCTCGACAAGAAGGACAAGGACGGCAACCCGCTGCCGGACCCGAAGTTCTTCCAGCCGCGCCCGTCGGCGGCCGGCCCGAACGCCGAGAACACGCAGTACAAGCTGATCGTCTCCGGCGCCTCGAACCTCGCCGCCGACAGCAGGATCCTGCTGGACGCCGTCGAGCAGCGCCGCACGGACGTCGCCGCGTTCAACCGCGTCTCCCCGTCGGCGGTGCCGGTGGACGCCCTGACGGCCTCCGCCTCGGGCCTCGACCCGGACATCTCCCCGGCGTACGCGCGGCTGCAGGCCAAGCGGGTCGCCGAGGCCAACGGCCTGCCGGCGGGCAAGGTCGAGAAACTGGTCGAGGACCACGTGGACGGCCGGATCCTCGGCTTCATGGGCGAGGAGCGCGTCAACGTCCTGAAGCTCAACATCGCGCTGCAGGAGCTCGCGAAGAAGTAG
- a CDS encoding NAD-binding protein yields MVTLNPQPHVAPAAPHMVVCGDDGLVHRLAAELSGVYGERVTVVLPPAREARQRPAPALGRAAALFGRVTGVVGRAGAPDRNGTAAGGGLVRVLEAAEPGEEAFAEAGVAHATALALVYDDDETNVQAALLARRLNPRVRLVIRLYNRRLGEHLAKLLDQAAQVAAAVDGALVADTEAATTTVLSDADTAAPVLVTAAVSGHNKVIEAGGLMLRAAERSHAVAGRGRGRELCTLALLSAAPPGSAEVLDGDGPLLLPDDLRPPGAEGRAEVVLEAVPFALQPTPVRPTVRGLPLGSFFSRRLRWALGLLTAAVCALAVASWSVTSDDPTHAVYLSLLDLFAINDPAISEGHGRKVLQLLSGLTGLLLLPLLVAAALEGLGTFRSASALRRPRRGLSGHVVLLGLGKIGTRVLARLRELGIPVVCVERDPQARGVALARSLRVPTIIGDVTEEGVLDAAKVGQSGTLLALTSSDITNLEAVLYARAVNPEVRVVMRLYDDRFAKAVYRTLRASHPRAWTRSRSVSFLVAPAFAGAMIGRQILGAVPVERQVVLIAALEVEGRPELNGQPAGEAFVPGAWRALAVTTRRLEASGREETRLMEDLPARYVLGGQDRVIVAATRQGLADLLGRSPVPRPR; encoded by the coding sequence GTGGTCACACTGAACCCGCAGCCCCATGTCGCCCCGGCCGCACCGCACATGGTGGTGTGCGGGGACGACGGGCTCGTGCACCGGCTCGCCGCCGAGCTCTCCGGCGTCTACGGCGAGCGCGTCACCGTCGTCCTGCCGCCGGCGCGCGAGGCCCGGCAGCGCCCCGCGCCCGCGCTCGGCCGTGCCGCGGCGCTCTTCGGGCGCGTCACCGGAGTCGTCGGGCGCGCGGGCGCGCCCGACCGGAACGGCACCGCGGCGGGCGGCGGCCTCGTCCGGGTGCTGGAGGCGGCGGAGCCCGGCGAGGAGGCGTTCGCCGAGGCGGGGGTGGCCCACGCCACCGCTCTCGCCCTCGTCTACGACGACGACGAGACCAACGTCCAGGCGGCCCTCCTCGCCCGCCGCCTCAACCCGCGCGTCCGGCTCGTCATCCGCCTCTACAACCGCAGGCTCGGCGAGCACCTGGCGAAGCTCCTCGACCAGGCCGCCCAGGTGGCCGCGGCCGTGGACGGCGCGCTCGTCGCCGACACGGAAGCCGCCACCACCACCGTCCTGTCGGACGCCGACACCGCCGCCCCCGTCCTCGTCACCGCCGCCGTCTCCGGGCACAACAAGGTCATCGAGGCGGGCGGTCTGATGCTGCGGGCCGCCGAGCGGTCCCATGCGGTCGCCGGGCGCGGGCGGGGGCGGGAGCTGTGCACGCTCGCCCTGCTCTCGGCGGCGCCGCCCGGGAGCGCGGAAGTCCTCGACGGCGACGGCCCGTTGCTGCTGCCGGACGACCTGCGGCCGCCGGGCGCCGAGGGGCGCGCCGAGGTCGTCCTGGAGGCGGTGCCCTTCGCCCTGCAGCCCACGCCGGTCCGCCCGACCGTCCGCGGCCTGCCCCTCGGCTCCTTCTTCTCCCGGCGCCTGCGCTGGGCCCTCGGCCTGCTGACCGCCGCCGTCTGCGCGCTGGCCGTGGCGTCCTGGAGCGTCACCAGCGACGACCCGACGCACGCGGTCTACCTCTCGCTGCTCGACCTCTTCGCCATCAACGACCCGGCGATCAGCGAGGGCCACGGCCGGAAGGTCCTCCAGCTGCTCTCCGGCCTCACGGGCCTGTTGCTCCTGCCGCTGCTGGTGGCCGCCGCCCTCGAAGGGCTCGGGACCTTCCGCTCCGCCTCGGCGCTGCGCCGCCCGCGGCGCGGCCTGTCGGGCCACGTGGTGCTGCTGGGCCTCGGCAAGATCGGCACCCGTGTGCTGGCCCGGCTGCGCGAGCTCGGCATCCCCGTCGTGTGCGTGGAGCGCGACCCGCAGGCCCGCGGCGTCGCGCTCGCCCGCTCGCTGCGCGTGCCCACGATCATCGGCGACGTCACCGAGGAGGGCGTGCTGGACGCCGCCAAGGTCGGCCAGAGCGGCACGCTCCTGGCGCTGACCAGCAGCGACATCACCAACCTGGAGGCCGTGCTGTACGCGCGTGCGGTCAACCCCGAGGTGCGGGTGGTCATGCGGCTGTACGACGACCGCTTCGCCAAGGCCGTCTACCGCACCCTGCGCGCCTCCCACCCCCGGGCGTGGACGCGCAGCCGCAGCGTCTCCTTCCTCGTCGCCCCGGCCTTCGCGGGCGCGATGATAGGGCGTCAGATCCTGGGGGCGGTCCCCGTCGAGCGGCAGGTCGTCCTCATCGCGGCGCTGGAGGTCGAGGGCCGCCCCGAGCTGAACGGCCAGCCCGCCGGCGAGGCGTTCGTGCCCGGCGCGTGGCGGGCGCTCGCGGTGACCACCCGGCGCCTGGAGGCCTCCGGCCGGGAGGAGACCCGCCTGATGGAGGACCTCCCCGCCCGTTACGTCCTGGGCGGCCAGGACCGCGTCATCGTCGCGGCCACCCGGCAGGGGCTCGCCGACCTCCTGGGCCGCAGCCCCGTGCCCCGTCCGCGCTGA
- a CDS encoding GNAT family N-acetyltransferase, with product MTDVRTAHTSGLTDAELAAVRALVDDAFEGDFSDEDWDHTVGGMHALVWEGGELIGHGSLVQRRMLHRGQALRAGYVEAVAVRGDRRRQGVASAVMDALEEVLRRGGYELGALGAADEAVPLYAGRGWQQWRGPSAVLSPAGVQRTEEEDGCIYVMPLTAKLDLDGELACDWRPGDVW from the coding sequence ATGACTGACGTACGCACGGCGCACACGTCCGGGCTGACCGACGCGGAACTCGCCGCGGTCCGCGCCCTCGTGGACGACGCGTTCGAGGGGGACTTCTCCGACGAGGACTGGGACCACACGGTCGGCGGCATGCACGCCCTCGTGTGGGAGGGCGGCGAGCTGATCGGCCACGGCTCGCTCGTGCAGCGCCGCATGCTGCACCGCGGGCAGGCCCTGCGCGCCGGATACGTGGAGGCCGTGGCCGTCCGCGGGGACCGGCGCCGGCAGGGCGTGGCCTCGGCCGTGATGGACGCGCTGGAGGAGGTGCTGCGCCGCGGCGGCTACGAGCTGGGAGCGCTGGGCGCGGCGGACGAGGCCGTGCCGCTCTACGCGGGCCGCGGCTGGCAGCAGTGGCGCGGCCCCTCGGCAGTGCTCTCCCCGGCGGGCGTGCAGCGCACCGAGGAGGAGGACGGCTGCATCTACGTCATGCCGCTGACGGCGAAGCTGGACCTGGACGGAGAGCTGGCGTGCGACTGGCGGCCGGGCGACGTCTGGTGA